Proteins encoded together in one Bos indicus x Bos taurus breed Angus x Brahman F1 hybrid chromosome 28, Bos_hybrid_MaternalHap_v2.0, whole genome shotgun sequence window:
- the LOC113885401 gene encoding olfactory receptor 6C74-like, whose protein sequence is MRVRESGRTVGVKNESTVQEFVLEAFPVAQHLGGLLFLVHLLAYLASIMGNVVIIFITWADYHLQTPMYVLLSTFSFCECCFITTVIPKLLSIFLSGRQTIPFPACLTQAFFFLFIGAVIFFLMAVMSLDRYLAICKPLHYASIMSLRVSFLLIFLCYSLSFILITCLMLKVSQLSFCGPNIVSHFFCDLGSLIHLSCSDTRSVEIYFFFVTSFVILLSLVVTITAYSNIVITILRLPSAKERQKAFSTCSSHLIVLSLMYGSCVFIYLKPKQVDRLDSNKEAALVNTVVTPVLNPVIYTLRNKQVHQALRDTLFGMRLKK, encoded by the coding sequence ATGAGAGTCAGAGAATCAGGGAGAACTGTGGGGGTGAAAAATGAGTCCACCGTCCAGGAGTTCGTTCTGGAGGCGTTTCCTGTTGCCCAGCACTTGGGGGGCCTCCTCTTTCTGGTGCACCTGCTCGCATACCTGGCCTCTATCATGGGAAACGTGGTCATAATCTTCATCACCTGGGCTGACTATCACCTCCAGACGCCAATGTATGTTTTGCTGAGTACTTTCTCCTTCTGCGAATGCTGTTTCATCACCACAGTCATTCCTAAACTGCTGTCCATCTTCCTTTCAGGAAGGCAAACAATTCCCTTTCCTGCTTGCCTCACACAAgccttcttctttttatttattggtgCAGTGATTTTCTTTCTCATGGCAGTGATGTCGTTGGATCGATACctggccatctgcaagcctctGCACTATGCATCCATCATGAGCCTGAGGGTTAGTTTCCTACTGATTTTCTTGTGCTATTCTTTGTCCTTCATCTTAATCACTTGTTTGATGCTCAAAGTTTCCCAGTTATCATTCTGTGGCCCCAATATCGTCTCTCATTTCTTCTGTGACCTTGGCTCCTTAATTCATCTCTCTTGCTCTGACACCAGATCTgttgaaatatatttcttctttgttactTCGTTTGTCATTCTACTATCCCTTGTTGTAACCATCACTGCCTACAGCAACATAGTCATCACAATCCTGCGACTCCCATCAGCCAAGGAGCGACAGAAAGctttctccacctgctcctctcACCTCATTGTCCTCTCTCTGATGTACGGCAGCTGTGTGTTTATTTACCTGAAACCGAAGCAGGTGGACAGGCTGGACTCCAACAAGGAGGCTGCCCTTGTGAACACGGTGGTGACCCCAGTGCTGAACCCTGTCATCTACACCCTGAGGAACAAGCAGGTCCACCAGGCTCTGAGGGACACACTGTTTGGGATGAGGTTGAAGAAATAG
- the LOC113885404 gene encoding olfactory receptor 2AP1-like: MTVRDTERTVGVKNESTVQEFVLEAFPAAQHLGGLLFLVHLLAYLASIMGNTVIILITWADHRLQTPMYVLLSTFSFCECCFITTVIPKLLSIFLSGRQTIPFPACLTQAFFFLFIGAVIFFLMAVMSLDRYLAICKPLHYASIMNLRVSFLLIFLCYSLSFIFFTGLMLRVSQLSFCGPNIISHFFCDLGSLIHLSCSDSSSVETYFFFVTSFVILLSLVVTITAYSNIVVTILRLPSAKERQKAFSTCSSHLIVLSLMYGSCVFIYLNPKQVDRLDSNKEAALVNTVVTPVLNPVIYTLRNKQVHQALRDTLSRVRLQK, encoded by the coding sequence ATGACagtcagagacacagagagaactgTGGGGGTGAAAAATGAGTCCACCGTCCAGGAGTTCGTTCTGGAGGCGTTTCCTGCTGCCCAGCACTTGGGGGGCCTCCTCTTCCTGGTGCACCTGCTCGCATACCTGGCCTCTATCATGGGAAACACAGTCATAATCCTCATCACCTGGGCTGACCACCGCCTCCAGACGCCAATGTATGTTTTGCTGAGCACTTTCTCCTTCTGCGAATGCTGTTTCATCACCACAGTCATTCCTAAACTGCTGTCCATCTTCCTTTCAGGAAGGCAAACAATTCCCTTTCCTGCTTGCCTCACACAAgccttcttctttttatttattggtgCAGTGATTTTCTTTCTCATGGCAGTGATGTCGTTGGATCGATACctggccatctgcaagcctctGCACTATGCATCCATCATGAACCTGAGGGTTAGTTTCCTTCTGATTTTCTTGTGCTATTCCTTGTCCTTCATCTTCTTCACTGGTCTGATGCTCAGAGTTTCCCAGTTATCATTCTGTGGCCCCAATATCATCTCTCATTTCTTCTGTGACCTTGGTTCTTTAATTCATCTGTCCTGCTCTGACAGCAGCTCTGTTGAAACGTATTTCTTCTTTGTTACTTCGTTTGTCATTCTACTATCCCTCGTTGTAACCATCACTGCCTACAGCAACATAGTGGTCACAATCCTGCGACTCCCATCAGCCAAGGAGCGACAGAAAGctttctccacctgctcctctcACCTCATTGTCCTCTCCCTGATGTACGGCAGCTGTGTGTTTATTTACCTGAACCCAAAGCAGGTGGACAGGCTGGACTCCAACAAGGAGGCTGCCCTTGTGAACACGGTGGTGACCCCAGTGCTGAACCCGGTCATCTACACCCTGAGGAACAAGCAGGTCCACCAGGCTCTGAGGGACACACTGTCTAGGGTGAGGTTGCAGAAGTAG